In a single window of the Flavivirga spongiicola genome:
- a CDS encoding GMC oxidoreductase translates to MRITETAESKKTYDAIVIGTGISGGWAAKELCEKGLKTLVLERGRMVKHIEDYPTMHKDPWDFELKGTPSIDDKNSQLKQSRTGYTTAEQSKHWFVDDLKHPYNETKRFDWMRGYHVGGRSIMWGRQSYRLSDLDFEANKKDGHGVDWPIRYKDISSWYDYVEGYIGVSGEKLGLPQLPDGNFDPPMELNCVEEHLKEQLSENYTDRLLTIGRTANITGDKNRKGRSKCQFRNRCIRGCPFGAYFSSNSSTLPAAELTGNMTLRPNSIVHEIIYDDTLKKATGVRVIDTETKESLVFNAEIIFCCASSMASSAILMQSKSKRFPNGLGNDSGELGHNIMDHHLGAGASGKFDGFKDKYYKGRRPNGIYIPRFRNLGDKKTEKKDFLRGYGYQGGGGRGDISEHIAELAYGAEFKEKILEPGGWRMGLGGFGECLPNHDNKMTLDYEKLDEWGLPTITFDAEWKENELKMREDMVQQAVEMLEKSGFKDIKTFNNLSAPGIGIHEMGTARMGRDPKTSVLNKNNQVHTVPNVYVTDGACMTSSGCQNPSLTYMALTARAANHAVEQFKKNKNE, encoded by the coding sequence ATGAGAATAACAGAAACAGCAGAAAGCAAAAAAACTTATGACGCAATCGTTATAGGAACAGGAATTAGTGGTGGTTGGGCTGCTAAAGAACTTTGCGAAAAAGGGCTAAAAACCTTGGTTCTTGAGCGCGGCAGGATGGTTAAACATATTGAAGATTATCCAACAATGCATAAAGATCCCTGGGATTTTGAATTAAAGGGCACACCGTCAATAGATGACAAAAACAGCCAATTAAAACAAAGTCGCACAGGGTACACCACTGCAGAACAAAGCAAACATTGGTTTGTAGACGATTTAAAACATCCATATAATGAAACGAAACGTTTTGATTGGATGCGGGGTTATCATGTTGGCGGACGTTCTATTATGTGGGGTAGACAAAGTTACAGGCTTAGCGATTTAGATTTTGAAGCCAATAAAAAAGATGGACATGGCGTTGATTGGCCTATACGATATAAAGACATCTCTTCATGGTACGATTATGTTGAAGGTTATATTGGTGTGAGTGGCGAAAAATTAGGGTTGCCTCAACTTCCTGATGGTAATTTTGATCCTCCCATGGAATTAAATTGTGTTGAAGAACATCTAAAAGAACAATTATCTGAAAACTATACGGATAGACTTTTAACTATTGGAAGAACCGCAAATATTACCGGAGATAAAAATCGCAAAGGCAGAAGCAAATGTCAATTCAGAAACAGGTGCATTAGAGGCTGTCCTTTTGGAGCCTATTTTAGTAGTAATTCATCTACTTTACCTGCTGCTGAACTTACTGGCAATATGACTTTAAGACCTAACTCTATTGTTCATGAAATTATTTATGATGACACTCTTAAAAAAGCAACTGGTGTTAGAGTTATAGATACAGAAACTAAAGAATCCTTAGTATTTAATGCTGAAATTATTTTTTGCTGTGCCTCGTCAATGGCATCATCAGCTATTTTAATGCAATCAAAATCCAAAAGATTTCCTAATGGGTTAGGAAATGATTCTGGCGAATTAGGTCATAATATTATGGATCATCATCTAGGAGCAGGAGCATCGGGTAAATTTGATGGTTTTAAAGATAAATATTATAAAGGACGTAGACCAAATGGTATTTATATTCCGAGATTTAGAAATCTAGGTGACAAGAAAACTGAGAAAAAAGATTTTTTAAGAGGTTACGGTTATCAAGGCGGCGGCGGTCGAGGAGACATCTCAGAACATATAGCGGAACTTGCATATGGTGCAGAATTTAAAGAAAAAATATTAGAACCTGGAGGTTGGCGTATGGGACTAGGTGGATTTGGAGAATGTCTCCCCAACCATGATAATAAAATGACACTTGATTATGAGAAATTAGATGAATGGGGGCTACCAACGATTACCTTCGACGCTGAGTGGAAAGAAAACGAATTGAAAATGCGTGAAGATATGGTTCAACAAGCTGTAGAAATGCTTGAGAAATCTGGTTTTAAAGATATTAAAACCTTTAATAATTTATCTGCTCCCGGTATTGGTATTCACGAAATGGGAACTGCTCGTATGGGCAGAGACCCCAAAACATCTGTTTTAAATAAGAATAACCAAGTACACACTGTTCCTAATGTTTATGTTACTGATGGTGCTTGTATGACCTCTTCAGGGTGTCAGAACCCCTCACTTACATACATGGCATTAACCGCCAGAGCAGCTAATCATGCCGTAGAACAATTCAAAAAAAACAAAAATGAATAG
- a CDS encoding helix-turn-helix transcriptional regulator — MKINIQKIQPYEADGIVYHADTCLPLVDAINRKKLKFKALARHTYPGDRLDKNTLGLNSIGYWDANEPQDWGLDWHRNEGIEFHFLESGTMPYSQENKEMVLQPNHLTITRPWEAHKVGNPYIGMGKFYWVIIDLGVRRPHQDWVWPEWITLTQDDLSRLTTILRQNEKSILKTDEKVRGCFRRINKAVDTDENGSNASKIRLLINYLLILLLDLLNTDDIVLNESLTDSSRSVKFFLKELENNLTENWTIELMSQSAGVGLTRFTHHFKRLTNLTPMRYLTMKRLEMSKKILLDNKDLTIAEVAYMCGFATSQYFATVFKKHEKCTPNEYRLKNSVDNFQFT; from the coding sequence GTGAAAATAAACATACAAAAAATACAGCCTTATGAGGCAGATGGGATTGTGTATCATGCAGACACTTGTTTGCCTTTGGTTGATGCTATTAATCGAAAAAAGTTAAAGTTTAAAGCTTTGGCTAGACATACATATCCTGGTGATCGTTTAGATAAAAATACGCTAGGTCTTAATAGTATTGGTTATTGGGATGCTAATGAGCCGCAGGATTGGGGGTTAGACTGGCATCGAAATGAGGGTATCGAGTTTCATTTTTTAGAATCTGGAACGATGCCGTATTCTCAGGAAAACAAGGAGATGGTACTGCAGCCGAATCATCTAACCATTACAAGGCCATGGGAGGCTCATAAAGTTGGGAATCCTTATATAGGTATGGGGAAATTTTATTGGGTTATTATAGATTTGGGTGTGCGTAGGCCGCACCAAGATTGGGTTTGGCCAGAATGGATTACCTTGACTCAAGATGATTTGTCTAGACTTACCACAATTTTAAGGCAAAATGAAAAATCTATTTTGAAAACGGATGAGAAGGTGAGAGGTTGTTTTCGCAGGATTAATAAAGCTGTGGATACAGATGAAAATGGAAGTAATGCTTCTAAAATAAGGCTTCTTATTAACTATCTGTTGATTTTGTTGCTTGATTTGTTGAATACTGATGATATCGTATTAAATGAGTCACTCACTGATAGCTCTAGAAGTGTGAAATTCTTTTTGAAAGAACTTGAAAATAATTTAACCGAAAACTGGACTATTGAGTTAATGTCTCAGTCGGCAGGTGTTGGGTTAACCAGGTTTACGCATCATTTTAAAAGGTTAACAAATTTAACGCCAATGCGTTACTTGACAATGAAGCGTCTGGAGATGTCAAAAAAAATACTTCTCGATAATAAAGATTTAACGATCGCTGAAGTGGCTTACATGTGTGGCTTCGCTACAAGTCAGTATTTTGCAACGGTATTTAAAAAGCATGAAAAATGTACGCCAAACGAATATAGATTGAAAAATTCTGTTGATAATTTTCAATTTACTTAA
- a CDS encoding sugar phosphate isomerase/epimerase family protein — MNTKHFMYSATRIIIVLSIFVFSACKKSKENKASNITEEIEAPIFFKISLAQWSLHKKIGSGKMNPFDFAKEAHALGFEAIEYVSGLYNKEVNDLGIDEVVKKLKAESEKHGVKNLLIMVDGEGNLASNNEDHLNTAVENHKKWVDAAKALGCHSIRVNAHGEGTYEEVMEQAVIGLGKLSEYAETQGINVLVENHGGYTSNGQWLAAVMQKVNKPNCGTLPDFGNFCIKRKKDGCEEAYDKYKGVKELMPYAKAVSAKSYDFDEKGNDTRIDYLKMLQTVKDAGYSGFIGIEYEGNMMSEEKGIEATKNLLLRVGKQLSK; from the coding sequence ATGAATACAAAACATTTTATGTATAGTGCTACTAGAATAATTATAGTCCTGTCAATATTTGTTTTTTCTGCTTGCAAAAAATCTAAAGAAAATAAAGCTTCAAATATAACAGAAGAAATTGAAGCCCCTATATTCTTCAAAATTTCCTTAGCGCAATGGTCTTTACATAAAAAAATTGGAAGTGGAAAAATGAACCCTTTTGATTTTGCTAAAGAAGCCCATGCCTTAGGTTTTGAAGCCATTGAATATGTTAGCGGTCTTTATAATAAAGAGGTAAACGATTTAGGGATAGATGAGGTGGTTAAAAAGCTAAAAGCTGAAAGTGAAAAACACGGCGTTAAAAATTTACTAATAATGGTTGATGGAGAAGGTAATTTGGCCAGTAATAATGAAGACCATTTAAATACTGCTGTCGAAAACCATAAAAAATGGGTAGATGCTGCAAAGGCCTTAGGATGCCATTCTATTAGAGTCAATGCTCACGGAGAAGGTACTTATGAAGAGGTTATGGAACAAGCTGTTATTGGTTTAGGAAAATTATCAGAATACGCAGAAACGCAAGGGATAAATGTGTTGGTAGAAAATCATGGAGGATATACTTCAAATGGACAATGGCTAGCAGCAGTCATGCAAAAGGTGAATAAGCCAAACTGTGGAACATTACCGGATTTTGGCAATTTTTGCATTAAGCGTAAAAAAGATGGATGTGAAGAAGCATACGATAAATATAAAGGTGTTAAAGAATTGATGCCTTATGCAAAGGCTGTAAGTGCTAAGTCGTACGATTTTGATGAAAAAGGAAATGATACAAGAATTGATTATTTAAAGATGTTGCAAACAGTAAAAGATGCAGGTTATTCAGGTTTCATTGGTATTGAGTATGAAGGCAATATGATGTCTGAAGAGAAAGGGATTGAGGCCACTAAAAATTTGTTATTGCGAGTAGGGAAACAACTTTCTAAATAA
- a CDS encoding MFS transporter, translating into MESINKNKLFLASCLALITTAMTFAIRARLETVFGPEGIGLTLEQLGYAFAPAFFGFTIAMIIGGPLVDLLGIKKITWIAFFTHIIGIVWTLMADSMTSLFIATLFVGIGNGMVEAALNPLVASMFPENKTKMLNRFHVWFPGGIVIGSLLGWLIMDIMGLSWQVMVGTLFIPLIIYGMMFFGQKFPVTERVQLGISNKKMFKSVLNPLFLFMVLCMFLTAASELGTTQRIESLLKTSVSAPLLVLAFINGIMALGRLSAGQVVHKLSPSGMLLYSAIFTFIGLWMLTITSGGMTFVAAAIFAVGVTFFWPTMLGFVAEYLPETGALGLSVMGGAGMFSVSIVLPVMGRLMDDANAAEALRTMSILPAILIVAFLGLNIYMKKRKTEQL; encoded by the coding sequence ATGGAAAGTATCAATAAAAATAAACTTTTCCTGGCAAGCTGTCTTGCTTTAATTACGACAGCTATGACCTTTGCTATAAGAGCAAGGTTAGAAACCGTTTTTGGGCCAGAGGGTATTGGGTTAACCTTAGAACAACTAGGATATGCTTTTGCACCAGCCTTTTTTGGATTTACAATTGCAATGATTATCGGAGGACCATTGGTCGATTTACTAGGAATTAAAAAAATTACTTGGATTGCTTTTTTTACACACATTATTGGAATTGTGTGGACGCTTATGGCAGATTCTATGACATCTCTTTTTATAGCAACATTATTTGTCGGTATTGGTAACGGAATGGTTGAAGCTGCGCTAAATCCATTAGTGGCATCTATGTTTCCAGAAAACAAAACCAAAATGCTTAATAGGTTTCATGTATGGTTTCCAGGGGGTATCGTAATTGGTTCCTTGTTAGGATGGTTAATAATGGATATTATGGGACTAAGCTGGCAAGTTATGGTGGGAACGTTATTTATTCCACTAATAATTTACGGGATGATGTTTTTTGGCCAAAAATTCCCTGTAACTGAGCGCGTACAGTTAGGAATTAGTAATAAAAAAATGTTTAAGAGTGTGTTGAATCCGCTATTCTTATTTATGGTGCTTTGTATGTTTCTTACGGCAGCTTCAGAATTAGGAACGACACAGCGTATTGAATCGCTATTAAAAACTTCTGTGTCTGCACCTTTACTTGTACTGGCTTTTATAAATGGTATTATGGCTTTGGGTAGATTATCTGCAGGTCAAGTGGTTCATAAATTAAGCCCTTCAGGCATGTTGTTGTATTCTGCTATATTCACTTTTATTGGTCTTTGGATGTTGACAATAACTAGTGGAGGAATGACATTTGTTGCAGCGGCGATTTTTGCTGTAGGTGTTACTTTTTTCTGGCCAACCATGTTAGGCTTTGTAGCTGAATATTTGCCAGAAACAGGTGCTTTAGGGCTTTCTGTTATGGGTGGAGCAGGTATGTTTTCTGTATCTATAGTATTGCCAGTTATGGGAAGGCTTATGGATGACGCCAATGCTGCAGAAGCATTGCGTACAATGTCTATTTTACCAGCAATTCTAATCGTAGCATTTTTAGGATTGAATATCTACATGAAAAAGCGAAAAACAGAACAGTTGTAA
- a CDS encoding Gfo/Idh/MocA family protein encodes MSQKIKLGILGGGGDSLIGVLHRVASSMYDKYQLVGGVFNPVWEENIGFAQKLELSANRIYIDFDTFIEEELKLPESERIEVVSVLTPNFLHFPMAKKLIENGFHVICEKPLTTTLVEAKILESALKKSNTVFAVTYTYTGYPMIRQMREMIQSGTIGEVQKVDVQYYQGWINPILLDKELRKTIWRLDPKKAGISSCIGDIGTHAFNMAEYLTGQKVKSVLADLNMRYEDNQLDVDGTILIRFSEYVKGVIRSSQIATGEENGLEVKIYGTKGGFNWKQENPNYLYYLTEDKPLQVLKPGHGYNGDVSLNGTKLPPGHPEGIFDSMGNIYYGVAKAIRKKTYDSGEYPTMNDGVRGMKFIEKCVESHKSGNIWLDI; translated from the coding sequence ATGTCACAAAAAATAAAATTAGGAATACTTGGCGGCGGCGGTGATTCCCTTATAGGTGTGCTACATAGAGTAGCTTCTTCAATGTATGATAAATATCAACTGGTTGGAGGTGTTTTTAACCCTGTTTGGGAAGAAAATATAGGTTTCGCACAGAAATTAGAATTATCTGCTAATCGCATTTATATAGATTTTGATACATTTATTGAAGAAGAATTAAAGCTTCCAGAGTCTGAAAGAATAGAAGTGGTCTCAGTACTTACACCAAATTTTTTGCACTTTCCTATGGCGAAAAAATTGATAGAGAATGGGTTTCATGTTATATGCGAAAAACCATTAACAACCACACTTGTTGAAGCTAAGATTTTAGAAAGCGCACTTAAAAAATCAAATACAGTTTTTGCAGTAACGTATACCTATACTGGGTATCCTATGATTCGTCAAATGCGAGAAATGATTCAATCTGGTACTATAGGAGAAGTACAGAAAGTAGATGTTCAATATTATCAGGGATGGATAAACCCCATACTACTGGATAAAGAATTACGAAAAACAATATGGCGCTTAGATCCTAAAAAAGCAGGAATAAGTAGTTGTATAGGAGATATTGGAACGCACGCTTTTAATATGGCAGAATATTTAACAGGACAGAAAGTGAAATCAGTTCTGGCAGACCTTAATATGCGCTACGAGGACAATCAACTAGATGTGGATGGCACCATATTGATACGTTTTTCAGAATATGTTAAGGGTGTTATAAGATCAAGTCAAATTGCCACTGGAGAAGAAAATGGCCTTGAAGTAAAGATATATGGAACAAAAGGAGGATTTAACTGGAAACAGGAAAATCCAAACTATCTATATTATTTAACAGAAGATAAGCCATTACAAGTATTAAAACCAGGACATGGTTACAATGGAGACGTGTCATTAAATGGGACGAAGTTACCACCTGGACATCCTGAAGGTATATTCGATTCTATGGGAAATATTTATTATGGTGTAGCAAAGGCAATTAGAAAGAAAACATACGATAGCGGTGAGTATCCAACAATGAATGACGGTGTTCGAGGTATGAAATTCATAGAAAAATGTGTTGAATCTCACAAGTCAGGAAATATTTGGTTAGATATATAG
- a CDS encoding sugar phosphate isomerase/epimerase family protein: MKTIKGPAVFLAQFAGDNAPFNSLDGICEWASGLGYKGIQIPTWESRFIDLDKAASSKTYCDELKGKVQSYGLEITELATHLQGQLVAVHPAYDLMFDNFAPDDCKNNPKKRTEWAVQQVKNAAIASKHLGIKAHATFSGSLLWHTIYPWPQAPNGLVEMGFEELAKRWLPILDVFEDNGVDLCYEIHPGEDLHDGVTFERFLKATGNHKRVNILYDPSHFVLQQLDYLKYIDYYHEFIKMFHVKDAEFNPSGKSGVYGGFQSWKDRAGRFRSLGDGQVDFKSVFSKLTKYGCDVWAVMEWECCIKASAQGAKEGAPFIQKHIIEATEKGFDDFAGGEIGKEQLKKILGI; encoded by the coding sequence ATGAAAACAATAAAAGGACCTGCTGTTTTTTTAGCACAATTTGCTGGAGATAATGCCCCATTTAATAGTTTGGACGGGATATGTGAATGGGCGTCAGGTTTAGGATATAAAGGCATACAAATTCCTACTTGGGAATCTCGCTTCATAGATCTAGATAAAGCGGCATCAAGTAAAACATATTGCGATGAGTTAAAGGGGAAAGTGCAGTCTTATGGTCTGGAAATAACAGAACTGGCAACACATTTACAAGGGCAACTCGTTGCGGTACATCCAGCATACGATTTAATGTTTGACAATTTTGCGCCGGATGATTGTAAAAACAATCCTAAAAAAAGAACAGAATGGGCCGTACAACAAGTTAAAAACGCTGCTATTGCCAGTAAGCATTTAGGCATTAAAGCGCATGCTACATTTTCTGGATCGTTACTTTGGCATACCATATACCCATGGCCTCAAGCGCCAAACGGATTGGTAGAAATGGGTTTTGAAGAATTGGCTAAACGGTGGCTTCCCATTTTAGATGTTTTTGAAGATAACGGGGTAGACCTTTGTTACGAAATACATCCAGGAGAGGATTTACATGACGGGGTGACATTTGAACGTTTCTTAAAAGCGACGGGAAATCATAAACGTGTTAATATATTGTACGATCCAAGTCATTTTGTATTGCAACAATTAGACTATTTAAAATACATTGATTATTACCATGAGTTTATTAAAATGTTTCATGTAAAGGATGCAGAATTTAATCCATCTGGAAAAAGTGGCGTGTATGGTGGTTTTCAAAGTTGGAAAGATAGGGCAGGAAGATTTAGGTCTTTAGGTGATGGACAAGTAGATTTTAAAAGTGTTTTTTCTAAATTAACCAAGTATGGATGTGATGTTTGGGCAGTTATGGAATGGGAATGCTGTATAAAAGCTTCTGCTCAAGGAGCCAAAGAAGGTGCGCCTTTTATTCAAAAGCATATTATTGAAGCTACAGAAAAAGGATTTGATGATTTTGCTGGCGGTGAAATTGGTAAAGAACAGTTAAAGAAAATACTCGGAATATAA
- a CDS encoding GMC family oxidoreductase: MQIKESPETFDVIIVGSGAGGGMATKILSEAGLNIAVIEAGPFYDPADPVSRTQLKWSYESPRRGAGSTRDFGDFDAAYGGWDIEGEPYTKKHGTKFDWFRSRMLGGRTNHWGRISLRFGPLDFKRKSIDGLGDNWPISYEDVKPYYDKVDKLIGVFGSKENLPNDPDGFFLPAPKPRLHELYYIKGARKANIPVYPSRLSILTKPINDSRGVCFYCAQCSRSCSVYADFSSGSCLIFPAQKSGGQIKLYTNSMVREVVTDDSGKATGVIFINKLDRKEYKLNAKVVVLAASACSTARILLNSKSKVHKDGLGNSSGLVGRYLHDSTGTDRVAFVPELMNRETYNEDGVGGMHVYSPWWGNHKKLNFPRGYHTEIWGGLGMPSYGFGFNITGLNKFIGGQVGGYGNSLRDDIKRFYGAVIGIAGRGESIPVESNYCEIDPDVVDEWGIPVLRFHYEWSQHEKLQAKHMHQTFEDIFDGMGAQVLGDRPNKENDYGLLTPGRIIHEVGTTRMGDDPKKSVTNKYQQLHDVDNVFIVDAGPFVSQADKNPTWTILALSWRTCDYIVSELKKQNI; the protein is encoded by the coding sequence ATGCAAATAAAAGAATCTCCTGAAACTTTTGATGTTATTATTGTTGGTTCTGGAGCTGGTGGAGGTATGGCTACTAAAATACTCTCTGAAGCTGGTTTAAACATAGCAGTCATAGAAGCTGGTCCATTTTACGATCCTGCAGATCCGGTTTCACGTACGCAGCTAAAATGGTCTTATGAATCGCCTAGAAGGGGTGCTGGATCCACAAGAGATTTTGGCGATTTTGATGCTGCTTATGGTGGGTGGGATATAGAAGGAGAGCCATATACAAAAAAACACGGGACAAAATTTGATTGGTTTAGATCTAGAATGTTGGGAGGAAGAACCAATCACTGGGGAAGAATTTCCTTAAGGTTTGGACCATTGGATTTTAAAAGAAAAAGTATAGATGGCTTAGGTGATAACTGGCCCATTTCTTATGAAGATGTTAAACCTTATTATGATAAGGTCGATAAACTCATTGGTGTTTTTGGAAGCAAAGAAAATTTACCGAATGATCCTGATGGTTTCTTTTTACCAGCACCAAAACCGAGACTCCATGAGTTATATTATATTAAAGGAGCAAGAAAGGCTAACATACCTGTATACCCTTCACGCTTATCCATTTTAACAAAACCCATAAACGATAGTAGAGGTGTTTGTTTTTATTGTGCTCAGTGTAGTAGGTCATGCAGTGTTTATGCGGATTTTTCTTCAGGGTCCTGCTTGATATTTCCAGCACAAAAATCTGGAGGGCAGATAAAACTCTATACCAACTCTATGGTAAGAGAAGTTGTTACAGACGATTCTGGTAAAGCAACAGGTGTTATTTTTATTAATAAGCTGGATAGAAAAGAATATAAATTAAATGCCAAAGTAGTTGTTTTGGCAGCCTCAGCATGTAGTACCGCAAGAATTTTACTAAATTCTAAAAGTAAAGTTCATAAAGATGGATTAGGAAATAGTAGCGGATTAGTTGGTAGATATTTACATGATTCTACGGGTACCGATCGGGTAGCATTTGTTCCTGAATTAATGAATAGAGAGACTTACAATGAAGATGGCGTTGGAGGTATGCATGTGTATTCACCTTGGTGGGGTAATCATAAAAAGTTAAATTTCCCAAGAGGATATCATACTGAAATCTGGGGTGGGCTAGGTATGCCTAGTTATGGATTTGGGTTTAATATAACGGGGTTAAATAAATTTATAGGTGGTCAGGTAGGCGGTTATGGAAATAGTTTAAGAGATGATATTAAGAGATTTTATGGAGCAGTTATAGGGATTGCTGGTAGAGGTGAAAGTATTCCGGTGGAAAGTAATTACTGTGAGATAGACCCTGATGTTGTTGATGAATGGGGGATTCCTGTATTGAGATTTCATTATGAATGGAGTCAACATGAAAAATTACAGGCAAAGCATATGCATCAAACATTTGAAGACATTTTTGATGGTATGGGCGCACAAGTGTTAGGGGATAGACCAAATAAAGAGAATGACTATGGGCTGTTAACTCCTGGGAGGATCATTCATGAAGTCGGAACAACAAGGATGGGAGACGATCCTAAAAAATCGGTTACAAATAAGTATCAGCAATTACACGATGTTGATAATGTTTTTATTGTTGATGCAGGTCCTTTTGTATCACAGGCAGACAAAAACCCGACATGGACCATACTGGCTTTGTCATGGAGAACCTGTGATTATATTGTAAGTGAATTGAAAAAACAAAATATTTAA
- a CDS encoding gluconate 2-dehydrogenase subunit 3 family protein — protein MKRRDSIKTILLGSVATGLVLNGCTTKTPSVDELPEIKEVPLYGRTEEETLRDQELFESNFFNEHELATIAVLCDIILPKSDPYVSATDAGVKEFIDFIVKDIEKQQIPLRGGIMWLDSFSNKLYNKAFITCTDEEQFYICDQIAYPEKTKPELIQGEAFFTRMRNLTLTGYYTSKEGIKELGYKGNTPNIWDGVPEEILKKHGFKYEEAWLAKCVDQSNRSNIAKWDDEGNLIS, from the coding sequence ATGAAAAGACGTGATAGCATTAAGACCATACTGTTAGGTTCTGTAGCCACAGGATTAGTACTAAATGGATGTACTACAAAAACACCATCTGTTGATGAACTACCCGAGATTAAAGAAGTACCCTTATATGGTCGAACAGAAGAGGAGACTTTAAGAGATCAAGAATTGTTCGAATCCAATTTTTTTAATGAGCACGAGCTTGCCACCATAGCGGTTTTGTGTGATATTATACTTCCCAAGAGTGATCCATATGTTTCTGCGACAGATGCAGGTGTAAAAGAGTTTATAGATTTTATTGTTAAAGATATAGAGAAACAACAAATACCATTAAGAGGTGGTATTATGTGGTTAGATAGTTTTAGTAATAAGTTGTATAACAAAGCATTTATTACATGTACAGACGAGGAGCAATTTTATATTTGTGATCAAATAGCATATCCGGAAAAAACAAAGCCAGAACTCATACAAGGAGAAGCATTTTTTACAAGAATGCGTAATTTAACGCTAACAGGCTATTACACTTCAAAAGAAGGTATCAAAGAATTAGGTTATAAAGGAAACACGCCAAACATTTGGGATGGTGTGCCCGAAGAGATTCTTAAAAAGCATGGGTTTAAATATGAAGAAGCATGGTTGGCTAAATGTGTAGATCAATCCAATAGAAGTAATATTGCAAAATGGGATGACGAAGGAAATTTGATTAGTTGA
- a CDS encoding 3-keto-disaccharide hydrolase, with product MKYLKLMPIKPLIYLLIMLMVTTSCKLRKGKTSIEERKVDVAEKKMTEEWVTLFDGSSFNNWRGYLSDKMPSEWSIEDGTMAFTPGEHGGKNIITKEKYTNFVLSLEWKISELGNSGIFWSVFEDEAFPEAYQTGPEIQVLDNKKYADAEVNHKHHQAGALYDMVPPAHDVCKPAGEWNTCLIKVDHKSNSGSVTLNGTVIAEFAVHGSTWDALVAKSKFKDWKGFGKHQTGHIGLQDHGNKVWFRNIKIKKL from the coding sequence ATGAAATATTTAAAGTTAATGCCTATAAAACCATTAATCTATTTACTAATTATGCTAATGGTTACAACTTCTTGTAAACTACGAAAAGGGAAAACATCTATTGAAGAAAGAAAGGTTGACGTTGCTGAAAAGAAAATGACTGAAGAATGGGTAACGCTTTTTGATGGATCATCTTTTAATAACTGGCGCGGATATTTATCAGATAAGATGCCTTCTGAATGGTCCATTGAAGATGGAACTATGGCTTTTACCCCAGGAGAACATGGCGGAAAAAATATTATAACAAAAGAAAAATATACCAATTTTGTCTTATCACTTGAATGGAAGATTTCAGAATTAGGTAATAGTGGTATTTTTTGGAGTGTTTTTGAAGACGAGGCTTTTCCTGAAGCCTATCAAACAGGACCAGAAATACAAGTATTAGACAACAAAAAATATGCAGACGCAGAAGTGAATCACAAACACCACCAAGCCGGGGCACTATACGATATGGTGCCACCTGCTCATGATGTCTGCAAGCCAGCTGGAGAATGGAACACATGTTTAATCAAGGTGGATCATAAGTCAAATTCTGGTAGTGTTACATTAAACGGAACAGTCATAGCAGAATTTGCTGTTCATGGCTCGACATGGGATGCCTTAGTTGCAAAATCAAAGTTTAAGGACTGGAAAGGCTTTGGGAAACATCAGACGGGTCATATAGGACTTCAAGATCATGGTAATAAAGTTTGGTTTAGAAATATTAAGATTAAAAAATTATAA